Proteins from a single region of Pongo abelii isolate AG06213 chromosome 17, NHGRI_mPonAbe1-v2.0_pri, whole genome shotgun sequence:
- the CABYR gene encoding calcium-binding tyrosine phosphorylation-regulated protein isoform X2 translates to MISSKPRLVVPYGLKTLLEGISRAVLKTNPSNINQFAAAYFQELTMYRVEKWSEGTTPQKKLECLNEPGKTSVESKVPTQMEKSTDTDEDNVTRTEYSDKTTQFPSVYAEPGTEQTEAVGDLSSKPATPKTTTAPSSPPPTAVSPEFAYVPADPAQLAAQMLGKVSSIHSDQSDVLMVDVATSMPVVIKEVPSSEAAEDVMVAAPLVCSGKVLEVQVVSQTSVHVDLGSQPKENEAEPSTASSVPLQDEQEPPAYDQAPEVTLQAGIEVMSTVHISSVYNDVPVTEGVVYIEQLPEQIVIPFTDQVACLKENEQSKENEQSPPVSPKSVVEKTTSGMSKKSVESVKLAQLEENAKYSSVYMEAEATALLSDTSLKGQPEVPAQLLDAEGTIKIGSEKSLHLEVEITSIVSDNTGQEESGENSVPQEMEGKPVLSGEAAEAVHSGTSVKSSSGPFPPAPEGLTAPEIEPEGEATAE, encoded by the coding sequence tagagaaatGGTCAGAAGGAACGACACCACAGAAGAAATTAGAATGTTTAAATGAACCAGGAAAAACATCTGTAGAATCTAAAGTACCTACCCAGATGGAAAAATCTACAGACACAGACGAGGACAATGTAACCAGAACAGAATATAGTGACAAAACCACCCAGTTTCCATCAGTTTATGCTGAGCCAGGCACTGAGCAAACGGAAGCAGTTGGTGATCTTTCTTCCAAACCAGCCACCCCTAAGACTACTACCGCACCCTCATCACCACCTCCAACAGCTGTCTCACCAGAGTTTGCCTACGTCCCAGCTGACCCAGCTCAGCTTGCTGCTCAGATGTTAGGTAAAGTTTCATCTATTCATTCTGATCAATCTGATGTTTTAATGGTGGATGTGGCAACCAGTATGCCTGTTGTTATCAAGGAGGTGCCAAGCTCAGAGGCTGCTGAAGATGTCATGGTGGCTGCTCCTCTTGTGTGTTCTGGAAAGGTGCTAGAAGTGCAGGTTGTGAGTCAAACATCTGTCCATGTAGATTTGGGTTCTCAACCTAAAGAAAATGAGGCTGAACCATCAACGGCTTCCTCAGTCCCCTTGCAGGATGAACAAGAACCTCCTGCTTATGATCAAGCTCCTGAGGTCACTTTGCAGGCTGGTATTGAGGTTATGTCAACTGTTCATATATCATCTGTCTATAACGATGTGCCTGTGACTGAAGGAGTTGTTTATATCGAGCAACTGCCAGAACAAATAGTTATCCCTTTTACTGATCAAGTTGCTTGTCTTAAAGAAAATGAGCAGTCAAAAGAAAATGAGCAGTCACCACCAGTTAGTCCCAAATCTGTAGTAGAAAAGACCACCTCTGGCATGTCTAAAAAATCTGTAGAGTCTGTAAAACTTGCACAGTTGGAGGAGAATGCAAAATATTCCTCAGTATATATGGAGGCAGAAGCAACAGCTCTGCTCTCTGACACATCTTTGAAAGGTCAGCCTGAGGTACCTGCACAACTCCTGGATGCAGAGGGCACTATCAAAATAGGCTCCGAAAAATCTCTGCACCTTGAAGTGGAGATCACTTCAATAGTCTCTGACAATACTGGGCAGGAGGAGTCTGGGGAAAACTCTGTACCCCAGGAGATGGAAGGCAAACCTGTGCTCTCTGGGGAAGCTGCAGAAGCAGTGCACTCAGGTACATCTGTAAAGTCATCTAGTGGCCCCTTCCCTCCTGCTCCAGAAGGCCTTACTGCACCAGAAATTGAACCAGAAGGGGAAGCAACAGCTGAATAA